The genomic segment TCGCGAGGGACGTCGAAGTTGACAACGACGTCAGGACGGCCGTCGCCGTCGATGTCGACCATATCGGAGATGCGCGCGGGCAGGGCTTTGGCGGGTTTCCAGTCAAGCTGCACGTAGGGCTTTTCGCTCTGGAACATGTGCGTGGAGACTTCGCGATGGACCTGGATGGCGTAGGCGCCCATGGGGATTGCACGCACTGCAGGACCGCCGGTGATGACTTCGTCGATTTGCAGCGGTAGCGCAGCCACGCCGCGGCTGAAAAAGCCGCTGAGCCAGAACGGTGTGAGTATCGCCAGAACAAGAGTCAGGGTGGCTCCGGTGTAGCCGAGAACGGCGCGCGGTTTCATAAGCATCTCAACCTCGCAGGACCAAGTGAAGGATGGTGTAGAGTCCGGCGGCGATGATGGTTCCGCCAAACATGGTGGCGAGGGCCCAGGCCGAGTAGAGAAACATCAGGCGGGCGCGTTCGGGATTGGCGTCAGAGCCGGTTCCTTTGATGTGGAAGCTGACGGCATGCCGCGGGCAGGCATCCACGCACGCTCCGCACTTCATGCAACTCATCAGAGCTTCGCCGCGGTCGATGGCTTCGTCAGTGATGGACAAATTGGGGCAGGCATTCTTGCAGAGCAAGCACGGCCGGCAGCGGGTGCGGTCGATCTTCACCGTGAAGAAGCTGATCTTGTTGAACAGCGATTGAAATGCCCCGAACGGGCACCAGAAGGCGCACTGCGTGCGCTTCTTGGTGAGCCAGGGAAGAACGATGACGAGTCCAGCGAAGAGCAGGATGAAGATGATGTTCTGGATGAGGCCGAGAAGATTGCGGGCGGCGATGTACTCAGTGACAGCTTTGAAGGGGCAGAACCAGACGCAGTAGGCCGGCTCAAAAAACGCCAGTGAAAGCAGCACGATGGTGAGCAGCACCGCCCAGGGAACGAAGCGCCAGCGCTTGTCGATGTGGCGGATGCGGGGTTTGGCGGGGATGGCCGCGACTCCCTCTTCAATTCCGCCGAAGAAGCAGGCATAGCTGCACCAGGCTTTGCCGAGCACGATGGCGAAAGCCAGCCACAGCCCGACCATTACGGCGATGCCTGCGCCGGATGCGCCTCCGCCGGCGGCAAGCGAGCCCGGGAACGGAACGGATCGCGTGAGCGCCGCGGGAAGAATCATGGTGGGGATGGGCATGAAGCAGAACGGAGTACGGCCGGCGATCATCTCTTCCATCGGGATCCCCATGGAGCCGCGCACCACGATGAGGTTATGGATGAATTCGACCGGGAAGAGCACCCCGAGAGCGACGAAGAAAGCGCGACGCCAGCGGTAGGTGGTGCGGGTGCGCATCATCGCGAAGAAGAGCGCGGTCATGAAGAGCGCTGTGATGGAGGCGGCGATGAAATAGGCGCGGTTGGTTCCTGTGCCGGGACGAAGGAGCATCAGCAGCGACCAGAGAAGGATCGGCGCAGTGAGCAGCAGGGAGCGGCCGAGGCTTCGGGGGGTGGGCGCGAGGCGGGAGGCGATGGGTGGGTGCGTGCTAGTTGCCATAGACTCTTACTCCGGCGAAGAAGGCGATTCCCAGGAAGAGATAGTAGAGGGCGACGAGAGCCATGGTGATGCGCGCCACGGTCACGACGGCTTCATTGCGTGCGACGCATCCGATTGCGGTGAAGGGAATGAACCAGACCGAGGTTCCGAGGAAGAAGAGCGCGAAGAAGGCGAGGGCTTGGAGCATGCTGGCTGATTGCGCGGCGCGGATCCCGGCGGCGATGAAGGGCGGACAGAGGTTG from the Occallatibacter riparius genome contains:
- a CDS encoding 4Fe-4S binding protein, whose product is MATSTHPPIASRLAPTPRSLGRSLLLTAPILLWSLLMLLRPGTGTNRAYFIAASITALFMTALFFAMMRTRTTYRWRRAFFVALGVLFPVEFIHNLIVVRGSMGIPMEEMIAGRTPFCFMPIPTMILPAALTRSVPFPGSLAAGGGASGAGIAVMVGLWLAFAIVLGKAWCSYACFFGGIEEGVAAIPAKPRIRHIDKRWRFVPWAVLLTIVLLSLAFFEPAYCVWFCPFKAVTEYIAARNLLGLIQNIIFILLFAGLVIVLPWLTKKRTQCAFWCPFGAFQSLFNKISFFTVKIDRTRCRPCLLCKNACPNLSITDEAIDRGEALMSCMKCGACVDACPRHAVSFHIKGTGSDANPERARLMFLYSAWALATMFGGTIIAAGLYTILHLVLRG